A window of the Phragmites australis chromosome 20, lpPhrAust1.1, whole genome shotgun sequence genome harbors these coding sequences:
- the LOC133901579 gene encoding serine/threonine-protein phosphatase 2A 65 kDa regulatory subunit A beta isoform-like isoform X2 has product MAMADEPLYPIAVLIDELKNEDIQLRLNSIRRLSTIARALGEERTRKELIPFLSENNDDEDEVLLAMAEELGVFIPYVGGVEHAHVLLPPLETLCTVEETCVRDKAVESLCRIGAQMKESDIVDWFIPVVKRLAAGEWFTARVSSCGLFHIAYPCAPDQLKTELRTIYGQLCQDDMPMVRRAAASNLGKFAATVEQSHLKTEIMSIFDDLTQDDQDSVRLLAVEGCAALGKLLEPQDCVAHILPVIVNFSQDKSWRVRYMVANQLYELCEAVGPEPTRADLVPAYVRLLRDNEAEVRIAAAGKVTKFCRILSPQLAIQHILPCVKELSSDSSQHVRSALASVIMGMAPVLGKDATIEQLLPIFLSLLKDEFPDVRLNIISKLDQVNQVIGIDLLSQSLLPAIVELAEDRHWRVRLAIIEYIPLLASQLGVGFFDDKLGALCMQWLEDKVFSIRDAAANNLKRLAEEFGPEWAMQHIIPQVLEKINNPHYLYRMTILQTISLLAPVMGAEITCQKLLPVVINSSKDRVPNIKFNVAKVLQSLIPILDQSTVKPCLVELSEDPDVDVRYYANQALQACDQMMVSS; this is encoded by the exons ATGGCTATGGCCGATGAGCCTCTGTATCCAATCGCTGTACTGATTGATgagctgaagaatgaagatattCAATTGCGTCTAAACTCCATCAGAAGACTTTCCACAATTGCACGGGCACTTGGGGAAGAAAGAACCAGGAAGGAGCTAATTCCTTTCCTCAGTGAAAACAATGACGATGAAGACGAGGTGCTTCTTGCTATGGCTGAGGAATTGGGTGTGTTCATTCCTTATGTTGGGGGTGTAGAACATGCTCATGTTTTGCTGCCCCCATTGGAGACATTGTGTACGGTGGAGGAAACTTGTGTCCGTGACAAGGCAGTCGAATCTCTGTGCCGTATTGGAGCACAAATGAAGGAAAGTGACATTGTCGATTGGTTCATTCCAGTAGTAAAG AGGCTAGCAGCTGGTGAGTGGTTTACAGCTCGAGTATCATCCTGTGGCCTTTTCCACATAGCCTATCCATGTGCACCTGACCAATTGAAAACAGAATTGAGGACTATCTATGGCCAGTTATGTCAAGATGACATGCCTATGGTCAGAAGAGCAGCTGCATCAAACCTTGGAAAGTTTGCAGCCACAGTTGAACAGAGTCATTTGAAGACAGAAATTATGTCAATATTTGATGATTTAACCCAAGATG ATCAAGATTCAGTCCGTTTGTTGGCTGTTGAAGGCTGTGCCGCTCTTGGAAAATTGTTGGAACCACAAGATTGTGTAGCACATATTCTCCCAGTCATTGTCAATTTCTCCCAG GATAAATCCTGGCGTGTTCGTTATATGGTCGCCAATCAATTGTATGAACTCTGTGAGGCTGTTGGCCCTGAGCctacaag AGCTGATTTGGTTCCTGCATATGTTCGTCTCCTTCGTGATAATGAGGCTGAAGTGCGGATAGCAGCTGCTGGAAAAGTTACTAAGTTTTGCCGTATATTAAGTCCGCAACTTGCAATCCAACATATTCTTCCATGCGTTAAG GAATTGTCCTCGGATTCGTCCCAGCATGTGCGTTCAGCTTTGGCTTCAGTCATAATGGGAATGGCTCCTGTCTTGGGAAAG GATGCTACCATTGAGCAACTTCttcctatttttctttctttgcttaAGGATGAATTCCCTGATGTTCGACTCAACATAATCAGCAAACTTGATCAAGTTAATCAG GTTATTGGAATTGACTTGCTATCACAATCACTGCTACCAGCCATCGTAGAACTTGCAGAGGATAGACACTGGAGAGTCCGTCTTGCAATAATTGAGTACATCCCGTTGTTGGCGAGTCAGTTAGGTGTTGGATTTTTTGATGACAAGCTGGGGGCACTCTGCATGCAGTGGCTGGAAGATAAG gTATTTTCGATCAGAGATGCTGCAGCTAACAACTTGAAGCGCCTTGCAGAGGAGTTTGGTCCAGAGTGGGCAATGCAGCATATAATTCCTCAG GTGCTGGAGAAGATAAACAATCCGCACTACCTGTATCGCATGACGATTCTGCAAACTATCTCATTGTTGGCCCCTGTCATGGGTGCCGAAATCACTTGTCAAAAGCTGCTTCCAGTCGTCATTAATTCCTCAAAGGATAG GGTCCCTAACATCAAGTTCAATGTTGCAAAAGTTCTGCAGTCACTTATACCAATCCTCGATCAATCG ACCGTGAAACCATGCCTTGTTGAGCTCAGCGAGGACCCTGACGTGGATGTAAGGTACTACGCGAACCAGGCACTCCAGGCCTGCGACCAAATGATGGTGTCGAGCTAA
- the LOC133901579 gene encoding serine/threonine-protein phosphatase 2A 65 kDa regulatory subunit A beta isoform-like isoform X1: protein MAMADEPLYPIAVLIDELKNEDIQLRLNSIRRLSTIARALGEERTRKELIPFLSENNDDEDEVLLAMAEELGVFIPYVGGVEHAHVLLPPLETLCTVEETCVRDKAVESLCRIGAQMKESDIVDWFIPVVKRLAAGEWFTARVSSCGLFHIAYPCAPDQLKTELRTIYGQLCQDDMPMVRRAAASNLGKFAATVEQSHLKTEIMSIFDDLTQDDQDSVRLLAVEGCAALGKLLEPQDCVAHILPVIVNFSQDKSWRVRYMVANQLYELCEAVGPEPTRADLVPAYVRLLRDNEAEVRIAAAGKVTKFCRILSPQLAIQHILPCVKELSSDSSQHVRSALASVIMGMAPVLGKDATIEQLLPIFLSLLKDEFPDVRLNIISKLDQVNQVIGIDLLSQSLLPAIVELAEDRHWRVRLAIIEYIPLLASQLGVGFFDDKLGALCMQWLEDKVFSIRDAAANNLKRLAEEFGPEWAMQHIIPQVLEKINNPHYLYRMTILQTISLLAPVMGAEITCQKLLPVVINSSKDRVPNIKFNVAKVLQSLIPILDQSVVEKTVKPCLVELSEDPDVDVRYYANQALQACDQMMVSS, encoded by the exons ATGGCTATGGCCGATGAGCCTCTGTATCCAATCGCTGTACTGATTGATgagctgaagaatgaagatattCAATTGCGTCTAAACTCCATCAGAAGACTTTCCACAATTGCACGGGCACTTGGGGAAGAAAGAACCAGGAAGGAGCTAATTCCTTTCCTCAGTGAAAACAATGACGATGAAGACGAGGTGCTTCTTGCTATGGCTGAGGAATTGGGTGTGTTCATTCCTTATGTTGGGGGTGTAGAACATGCTCATGTTTTGCTGCCCCCATTGGAGACATTGTGTACGGTGGAGGAAACTTGTGTCCGTGACAAGGCAGTCGAATCTCTGTGCCGTATTGGAGCACAAATGAAGGAAAGTGACATTGTCGATTGGTTCATTCCAGTAGTAAAG AGGCTAGCAGCTGGTGAGTGGTTTACAGCTCGAGTATCATCCTGTGGCCTTTTCCACATAGCCTATCCATGTGCACCTGACCAATTGAAAACAGAATTGAGGACTATCTATGGCCAGTTATGTCAAGATGACATGCCTATGGTCAGAAGAGCAGCTGCATCAAACCTTGGAAAGTTTGCAGCCACAGTTGAACAGAGTCATTTGAAGACAGAAATTATGTCAATATTTGATGATTTAACCCAAGATG ATCAAGATTCAGTCCGTTTGTTGGCTGTTGAAGGCTGTGCCGCTCTTGGAAAATTGTTGGAACCACAAGATTGTGTAGCACATATTCTCCCAGTCATTGTCAATTTCTCCCAG GATAAATCCTGGCGTGTTCGTTATATGGTCGCCAATCAATTGTATGAACTCTGTGAGGCTGTTGGCCCTGAGCctacaag AGCTGATTTGGTTCCTGCATATGTTCGTCTCCTTCGTGATAATGAGGCTGAAGTGCGGATAGCAGCTGCTGGAAAAGTTACTAAGTTTTGCCGTATATTAAGTCCGCAACTTGCAATCCAACATATTCTTCCATGCGTTAAG GAATTGTCCTCGGATTCGTCCCAGCATGTGCGTTCAGCTTTGGCTTCAGTCATAATGGGAATGGCTCCTGTCTTGGGAAAG GATGCTACCATTGAGCAACTTCttcctatttttctttctttgcttaAGGATGAATTCCCTGATGTTCGACTCAACATAATCAGCAAACTTGATCAAGTTAATCAG GTTATTGGAATTGACTTGCTATCACAATCACTGCTACCAGCCATCGTAGAACTTGCAGAGGATAGACACTGGAGAGTCCGTCTTGCAATAATTGAGTACATCCCGTTGTTGGCGAGTCAGTTAGGTGTTGGATTTTTTGATGACAAGCTGGGGGCACTCTGCATGCAGTGGCTGGAAGATAAG gTATTTTCGATCAGAGATGCTGCAGCTAACAACTTGAAGCGCCTTGCAGAGGAGTTTGGTCCAGAGTGGGCAATGCAGCATATAATTCCTCAG GTGCTGGAGAAGATAAACAATCCGCACTACCTGTATCGCATGACGATTCTGCAAACTATCTCATTGTTGGCCCCTGTCATGGGTGCCGAAATCACTTGTCAAAAGCTGCTTCCAGTCGTCATTAATTCCTCAAAGGATAG GGTCCCTAACATCAAGTTCAATGTTGCAAAAGTTCTGCAGTCACTTATACCAATCCTCGATCAATCG GTTGTGGAGAAGACCGTGAAACCATGCCTTGTTGAGCTCAGCGAGGACCCTGACGTGGATGTAAGGTACTACGCGAACCAGGCACTCCAGGCCTGCGACCAAATGATGGTGTCGAGCTAA